A genome region from Oryzias latipes chromosome 2, ASM223467v1 includes the following:
- the LOC110013798 gene encoding gastrula zinc finger protein XlCGF28.1 isoform X8 — MSSEPQEGSVREQLSAAEGTIVQNEEELCRQRRLLDSSWNPQLQLHIADLPQLYLRNQEKNPCGKEEEQEGPEPPQMKKEQEELEPPMIKEEQEEQEPPMIKEEQEELEPPVIKEEQEEPEPPMIKEEQEELCISQDEEQLDMKQETDTLMEIPTYEEDENSEADLNDQQSFNVTDCQDEEGSQREESTSTTDEETDPQKPTQRNSKVKKYSCKECGKSCTTTQGLKYHMRIHTGEKPYTCKKCKKHFSLNSNLTKHMRIHTGEKPFSCEVCSKRFRCSTHLTDHMLTHTGEKPFTCTDCHKTFSRGYNLKIHMLTHTGEKSFPCKEWDQSFRQSSCLTDHMSAHTGDKPFICKECKKSFRKKSYLTDHMLTHTDKKPFSCTECSKSFRKNSILAEHMLTHTGEKPFSCTECHKTFTRGYNLKIHMLTHTGEKPFTCTECSKSFRQIYHLKYHMLTHTQQKQLSSDNAPYSR, encoded by the exons atgtcttcagaacctcaggaaggttctgtcagagaacaactttctgctgctgaaggaaccatcgtccagaacgaggaggagctctgtcgtcagcgcagactgctggatagcAGCTGGAACCCGCAGCTTCAGCTACACATAGCAG ACCTCCCCCAACTTTATCTgagaaaccaggagaaaaaCCCCTGTGGCAAGGAGGAGGAACAAGAGGggccagaacctccacagatgaAAAAGGAGCAAGAAGAACTAGAACCTCCAATgattaaagaggagcaggaagaacaaGAACCTCCAATgattaaagaggagcaggaggaactgGAACCTCCAGTgattaaagaggagcaggaagaaccagaacctccaatgattaaagaggagcaggaggaactcTGCATTAGTCAGGATGAGGAGCAGCTTGAtatgaagcaggagactgataccctgatggagattcctacttatgaGGAAGATGAAAACAGTGAAGCAGATTTGAACGATCAacagagctttaatgtaactgattgtcaggatgaagaaggaagCCAACGTGAAGAATCAACATCtactacagatgaagagacagacccacagaaaCCAACGCAAAGAAACAGTAAAGTGAAGAAATATTCTTGCAAAGAGTGTGGAAAAAGTTGTACTACTACTCAAGGTTTGAAGTATCACATGCGAATccatacaggagagaagccttatacctgtaaaaaatgtaaaaaacatttcagcttaAATTCCAATCTTACAAAacacatgagaattcacacaggagaaaagcctttttcttgtgaaGTATGCAGTAAACGTTTCAGGTGTAGTACTCATCTCACAGATCACATGTTAACacatacaggagaaaagccttttaccTGTACTGATTGCCATAAAACGTTCAGTCGAGGCTATAATCTCAAAATTCACATGTtaactcatacaggagaaaaaTCCTTTCCTTGTAAAGAATGGGACCAAAGTTTCAGGCAAAGCTCTTGTCTCACTGATCACATGTCGGCTCATACAGGAGATAAGCCTTTTATCTGTAAGGaatgcaaaaaaagtttcaggaaAAAGTCTTATCTTACAGATCACATGTTAACGCATACAGACAAAAAGCCCttttcctgtacagaatgcagcaaaagtttcagaaaaaacTCTATTCTTGCAGAACATATGTTGACacatacaggagaaaagcctttttcttgtacagAATGCCACAAAACTTTCACTCGAGGTTATAATCTCAAGATTCACATGttaactcacacaggagaaaagccttttaccTGTACAGAATGCAGCAAAAGTTTCAGGCAAATTTATCATCtcaaatatcacatgttaacTCACACACAGCAGAAACAGCTTTCAAGTGACAATGCTCCCTACTCGAGGTGA
- the LOC110013798 gene encoding zinc finger protein 709 isoform X9 encodes MSSEPQEGSVREQLSAAEGTIVQNEEELCRQRRLLDISWNPQLQLHVVVLPQHYSSEEVDLCIVKRKETEHIKEDQKEQDPSHIKEEAEDPKPPLIKEEQGEPEPPQIKEEQEEHCISQDEEQLDLKQETDTLMEIPTCDENENSEADEINQRSFNVTDSQDEEGSQHEESASTTDEETDPQSRDQRKRRDRSHVQSVDSSHMSEGQWDPDVRKDCKKSYLVKKRKNSRQENKLFYVKSRQRTRIAYNVSVHMRTESDNIPYLCKYCDKSFVYQSQFKIHMRIHTGERPFFCKECGTSFIEKSYLKKHMGTHTGEKPFSCKQCNKRFSRVSSLKRHMGTHTGERPFPCKECNKSFSRGSSLKRHMRTHTGEKPFFCKECDKRFNQISSLKRHTRTHTGEKPLAFSFSHVSSLKRHENSHRSEALC; translated from the exons atgtcttcagaacctcaggaaggttctgtcagagaacaactttctgctgctgaaggaaccatcgtccagaacgaggaggagctctgtcgtcagcgcagactgctggatatCAGCTGGAACCCGCAGCTTCAGCTACACGTAGTTG TCCTGCCACAGCATTATTCGAGTGAAGAGGTGGATCTCTGTATTGTGAAACGCAAGGAAACTGAACATATTAAAGAGGATCAGAAAGAACAAGACCCATCGCATATTAAAGAGGAAGCTGAAGATCCAAAACCTCCACTTATCAAAGAAGAACAGggggaaccagaacctccacagattaaagaggagcaAGAAGAACACTGTATCAGTCAGGATGAGGAgcagcttgatctgaagcaggagactgataccttgatggagattcctacttGTGACGAAaatgagaacagtgaagcagatgaAATCAATCAGCGGAGttttaatgtaactgatagtcaggatgaagagggaagccaacatgaagaatcagcatcaactacagatgaagagacagacccacagagcagagatcagaggaagagaagagacagaagtcatgtccaaagtgtAGACAGCTCTCACATGTCAGAAGGTCAATGGGACCCTGATGTTAGAAAAGATTGCAAGAAATCTTATTTGGTAAAGAAACGAAAAAATTCCCGCCAAGAAAACAAATTGTTCTATGTAAAGTCTAGACAAAGAACAAGAATTGCATATAATGTGTCTGTCCACATGAGAACTGAGTCAGACAACATACCCTATCTTTGTAAATACtgtgataaaagttttgtttaccAGTCTCAGTTCAAAATCCATATGCGAATCCACACAGGGGAGaggccttttttttgtaaagaatgtggtaCAAGTTTCATTGAAAAATCGTATCTGAAAAAACACATGGGAACTCATACAGgcgagaagcctttttcttgtaagcAATGTAACAAACGTTTTAGTCGTGTATCCagtctcaaaagacacatgggaactcatacaggagaaagGCCTTTtccttgtaaagaatgtaacaAAAGTTTTAGTCGTGGATCCagtctcaaaagacacatgagaactcacacaggagagaagcctttcttttgtaaagaatgtgataaacgttttaatcaaatatctaGTCTCAAAAGACACACGAGAACTCATACAGGCGAGAAGCCTTTAGCCTTTAGTTTTAGTCATGTGTCTAGTCTCAAAAGACACGAGAATTCGCACAGGAGTGAAGCTTTATGTTAA